In Candidatus Hydrogenedentota bacterium, a single genomic region encodes these proteins:
- a CDS encoding HAMP domain-containing histidine kinase: MSLRHTDFSQPEGAECLWNLCRQALAGRCVSGVSHDLNNHLGAVLAFAELLLLEGDLSPEARELVESQIEAVSRGIRLVANLTKVARPRRAQNDMTDLRAVTENALALREYAQRSQKIALDWRHEDGLPNLCGDAPQLQVALVCLLLNAEEALEGEAPGNRRIRVRLAPDGEALRLSVWNSGPVIPAEAREAVFAPFTTAKDGHHAGCGLALARHIAESHGGTLAYTPEEGFVLLLPPGEPGGE; this comes from the coding sequence TTGTCTCTCCGACACACGGATTTTTCACAGCCCGAAGGCGCTGAATGCCTCTGGAATCTTTGCCGACAGGCGCTGGCGGGGCGCTGTGTCAGCGGTGTCAGCCATGATTTGAACAACCATCTCGGGGCGGTGCTGGCCTTTGCGGAATTGCTGCTCCTCGAGGGGGACCTTTCCCCGGAGGCGCGGGAACTGGTCGAGAGCCAGATCGAGGCGGTGTCGCGCGGCATCCGCCTGGTGGCAAACCTCACGAAGGTTGCGCGGCCCCGGCGCGCCCAGAATGACATGACGGATTTGCGGGCCGTGACGGAGAACGCCCTGGCACTGCGCGAGTACGCGCAGCGAAGCCAGAAGATCGCGCTGGACTGGCGGCACGAGGACGGCCTGCCGAACCTCTGCGGGGACGCCCCGCAGCTTCAGGTGGCCCTGGTGTGCCTGCTGCTGAACGCGGAGGAGGCGCTGGAGGGGGAGGCGCCGGGGAACCGGCGCATCCGCGTGCGGCTCGCCCCAGACGGGGAGGCCCTGCGGCTTTCGGTCTGGAATTCGGGGCCGGTGATTCCGGCGGAGGCGCGGGAGGCGGTCTTCGCGCCGTTCACCACGGCAAAGGACGGGCACCACGCCGGCTGCGGCCTGGCGCTGGCGCGCCACATCGCCGAATCGCACGGCGGAACGCTCGCGTACACCCCGGAGGAGGGCTTTGTCCTCCTCCTTCCGCCGGGGGAACCCGGCGGCGAGTAA
- the iolG gene encoding inositol 2-dehydrogenase, with protein sequence MTDLLNIGLIGVGRIGKVHGEHIAQRIPRARLAAVSDVNAKEARAVAARLGVGRVEADHRALLADPAIDAVVVCSPTDLHAVMIREAAAAGKQIFCEKPIARTLGEIDQALDAVARAGVKLQIGFNRRFDANFARVRRAVASGEIGEPHLVHIISRDPGPPPIEYVRVSGGMFLDMTIHDFDMARFLIGGEVEEVYAAGAVRVDPAIGEAGDLDTALVTLKFACGALCVIDNSRRAVYGYDQRVEVLGSAGGAAVANNYPNTAVVSDASGVRRDLPLNFFIDRYLDSFLVEMAAFVDAVLDGTPVPVSGEDGRAAVALGVAARRSHEENRPVRLAEVTAG encoded by the coding sequence GCTGAACATCGGCCTGATTGGCGTGGGGCGCATTGGCAAGGTGCACGGGGAGCACATCGCGCAGCGGATACCGCGGGCGCGGCTGGCGGCGGTTTCGGATGTGAACGCGAAGGAGGCCCGGGCCGTGGCCGCGCGGCTGGGGGTGGGCCGGGTGGAGGCGGACCACCGGGCGCTCCTGGCGGACCCCGCCATTGACGCGGTGGTCGTCTGCTCGCCGACGGACCTGCACGCCGTGATGATTCGGGAAGCCGCGGCGGCGGGCAAGCAGATTTTCTGCGAGAAGCCCATCGCGCGCACCCTCGGCGAGATTGACCAGGCGCTGGACGCGGTCGCGCGCGCGGGGGTGAAGCTCCAAATCGGGTTCAACCGCCGCTTTGACGCGAATTTCGCGCGGGTGCGCCGGGCCGTCGCCTCGGGCGAGATTGGCGAGCCGCACCTGGTTCACATCATCAGCCGCGACCCCGGCCCGCCGCCCATCGAGTATGTCCGGGTCTCGGGGGGCATGTTTCTGGACATGACCATCCATGACTTTGACATGGCCCGATTCCTCATCGGCGGCGAGGTCGAGGAGGTCTACGCGGCGGGCGCGGTGCGCGTGGACCCGGCCATCGGCGAGGCGGGCGATTTGGACACCGCCCTGGTCACGCTGAAGTTCGCCTGCGGCGCCCTGTGCGTCATAGACAACAGCCGCCGGGCGGTCTACGGCTACGACCAGCGCGTCGAGGTGCTGGGGAGCGCGGGCGGGGCGGCCGTGGCCAACAATTACCCGAACACGGCGGTCGTCAGCGACGCCTCGGGCGTGCGGCGGGACCTGCCCCTGAATTTCTTCATAGACCGCTATCTGGACAGTTTCCTGGTGGAGATGGCCGCCTTTGTGGACGCCGTGCTGGACGGCACGCCGGTGCCGGTAAGCGGCGAGGACGGGCGCGCGGCTGTGGCGCTGGGTGTGGCCGCGCGCCGCTCGCATGAGGAGAACCGGCCGGTGCGGCTGGCGGAGGTGACGGCGGGATAG